In a single window of the Syntrophus gentianae genome:
- a CDS encoding GNAT family N-acetyltransferase → MVQGLPIIPSVAKRLRNTNFRKIKALFSSMLLKDQFERFVKLSLLAFQLVYEAILDGKLKDLFHRQMFRHRLLTQVEIDLATLTPPKNILPSDFHFVELIPDEIIKGKLSFAVKSRGFKLKHSIKRGLRIFALIKDFVVVGDLWCVMQYGAGVAINNPDLDMLGIHCKDREAYIYDVFIDPSYRGKNLAVPLQISLQSKLKSEGYRKLYSYYYNDNLPAMRMHRTLKYKEIKKFRASRFFFYKKIEEVI, encoded by the coding sequence ATGGTCCAGGGGCTGCCAATCATCCCATCAGTAGCGAAGAGATTAAGAAACACCAATTTTCGAAAAATTAAAGCTCTCTTTTCGTCCATGCTCCTTAAAGACCAATTTGAACGTTTTGTAAAGCTTTCCTTGTTGGCATTCCAATTAGTGTATGAGGCAATATTGGATGGGAAGCTGAAAGATTTATTCCACCGGCAAATGTTTCGTCACAGACTATTAACACAAGTGGAGATAGATCTTGCCACACTTACTCCGCCAAAAAACATCCTCCCAAGTGACTTTCACTTTGTTGAACTCATTCCGGATGAAATCATCAAGGGAAAATTGTCTTTTGCGGTGAAAAGTCGTGGCTTCAAACTGAAGCACAGTATAAAAAGAGGGCTGCGTATTTTTGCGCTTATCAAAGATTTTGTTGTGGTTGGCGATCTTTGGTGCGTGATGCAATATGGGGCCGGAGTCGCTATCAATAATCCTGACCTTGATATGCTGGGGATCCATTGTAAGGATAGGGAGGCATATATCTATGATGTGTTCATCGATCCTTCTTACCGAGGCAAAAATCTCGCCGTTCCACTTCAGATTTCTCTCCAATCAAAATTGAAATCAGAAGGATACCGGAAATTATATAGCTATTACTATAACGACAATCTTCCTGCCATGCGGATGCACAGGACGCTTAAGTACAAAGAAATAAAGAAATTTCGGGCATCTCGTTTCTTTTTCTATAAGAAGATCGAAGAGGTGATATAA
- a CDS encoding glycosyltransferase family 4 protein, protein MPTYRDNGIKKQRVLFLAPRFHSNQVDLVRKLLREGHSVAFVVMGSSHSEDHTHITPRVLSPTRLGEWLNKKCNPEGDPAIRSRFAIPSLFEVWRHLREIQPDVAILRGFLEPYILMSLPWLFLHRVRLVVYTQGPKYRPHVSLKLRIFWTLAFKLLRLRWFTTVERNVAQCPSGGVTHHLISFIPFFKYPVEATEDRIYRSPVRFLAIGKYNKRKNLDMLLEAFAQVAQGRSCTLTMVGETALPEHEAMVQKLEHRIRELQLDNHVRLLQNLAYSEVQDLYFQHDVFVLPSYAEPASISQMEAMAYGLAVVCNRDNGTAHYVVDRETGFYVNSDSKSIRQALTDYIKMPELARKHGQAGYARLKYELSIDTAYTKLIQLMF, encoded by the coding sequence ATGCCTACCTATCGTGACAATGGGATCAAAAAGCAAAGAGTCCTTTTCCTGGCTCCACGATTCCACAGCAATCAAGTGGACTTGGTTCGTAAGTTACTCCGAGAGGGACATTCTGTTGCCTTTGTCGTGATGGGCAGTTCCCATTCAGAAGATCACACTCATATCACACCTCGCGTCTTGTCGCCCACGCGTTTGGGGGAGTGGTTGAATAAAAAGTGCAATCCTGAAGGTGATCCGGCCATTAGATCAAGGTTTGCCATTCCGTCTCTTTTTGAAGTCTGGAGGCATCTTCGCGAAATTCAGCCGGATGTTGCCATCTTGCGAGGCTTTTTGGAACCATATATCTTGATGTCCTTGCCCTGGCTCTTCCTGCATCGGGTCCGTTTGGTGGTTTATACACAAGGTCCCAAGTATAGACCGCATGTTTCCCTCAAACTACGGATCTTCTGGACGCTCGCATTTAAACTGCTGCGACTGCGTTGGTTTACAACTGTGGAGAGGAACGTCGCCCAGTGTCCGTCAGGGGGTGTGACACACCATCTGATCTCATTTATTCCGTTTTTTAAGTATCCGGTTGAAGCCACTGAGGATCGGATTTATAGGTCCCCAGTGCGTTTCCTTGCAATAGGAAAATATAACAAACGCAAGAATCTCGACATGTTACTCGAAGCGTTTGCCCAAGTTGCCCAAGGGCGGTCATGCACACTTACAATGGTAGGAGAGACAGCTCTTCCTGAACATGAGGCAATGGTTCAAAAACTAGAACATCGCATTCGCGAACTGCAACTCGACAATCATGTGCGTCTACTTCAGAACCTCGCCTATTCCGAGGTCCAGGATCTTTATTTCCAGCATGACGTTTTTGTGTTGCCTAGTTATGCAGAGCCAGCATCAATTTCCCAAATGGAAGCAATGGCTTATGGACTTGCGGTTGTTTGCAATCGGGATAATGGAACCGCACATTATGTAGTCGACCGCGAGACTGGCTTTTACGTTAATAGCGATAGTAAATCCATACGACAGGCACTTACAGACTACATCAAGATGCCGGAGCTAGCCCGCAAACATGGACAGGCTGGCTATGCGCGCCTAAAGTACGAGCTCTCGATTGACACTGCGTATACAAAACTAATTCAACTGATGTTCTGA
- a CDS encoding IS66 family transposase: protein SSRPQEATDILARIARLYHEVETPCANMKPEERQRRRQEHAAPILAGIFAKLEELKQQTIPSEPLRKAVDYALNQRQALCRYLEDGRLRPDNNLAENAMRPVALGRKNWLFVGSERGGRAAALFMSLIQSCKTCDVNPWEYFGDILRRIMSHPVSRLRELLPDQWKPLPKEEQGLLLPARG, encoded by the coding sequence TCTTCGCGTCCCCAGGAGGCGACGGACATCTTGGCCCGCATTGCCCGTCTCTATCATGAGGTGGAAACTCCCTGCGCCAATATGAAACCGGAAGAGAGACAGCGCCGTCGGCAGGAACATGCCGCACCGATCCTTGCAGGAATCTTTGCCAAGCTTGAAGAGCTGAAGCAACAGACGATTCCGTCAGAACCCCTCCGCAAGGCGGTGGACTACGCCCTGAATCAACGCCAGGCTCTGTGCCGTTATCTGGAAGATGGACGGCTTCGACCGGACAACAACTTGGCGGAGAATGCCATGCGTCCCGTGGCCCTGGGCCGCAAGAACTGGCTTTTCGTTGGCAGTGAACGAGGTGGCCGGGCGGCAGCCCTGTTCATGAGTCTCATCCAGTCCTGTAAAACCTGTGACGTCAATCCCTGGGAGTACTTTGGTGACATACTCCGCCGGATCATGAGCCATCCGGTCAGTCGCTTGAGGGAATTGCTCCCTGATCAATGGAAGCCTTTGCCCAAGGAAGAACAGGGTTTGCTCCTACCGGCTAGGGGCTGA
- a CDS encoding glycosyltransferase family 4 protein, protein MNRNRRDKSLRVLITGHVGKPTGGISTYYETLLASRLSEKVQLFFFETSSGKFEFSKRGRVSRSIIFHSIEMVYNFLKLIFSIRPDIVHIGTAHGFSYAKHAVLILIARILRIPVLLQLHCGVDALIPSHSPMWCRFVFFIMRQCQGIIVLSTEWLQIQPILPDIKVSFIPNAIDTSPYIVIQREMESQSDVVVKILYLGHIGEAKGIRDLLSAVQQMRDYVKSSFTLDLVGESMKAGESDDLQAYAQLLGLDGTVCFHAPEYDDAKIARMGQADIFVLPSHSEGMPITILEAMASGLPIVATRVGGIPDMISNNETGLLIEPKCPDYLAKELARLVDEPHMRYELGANARESVQARFHIDMMIKSLYQFYNEVCMRARN, encoded by the coding sequence ATGAATCGAAATCGTCGTGATAAATCACTAAGAGTTTTAATTACCGGACATGTCGGAAAACCCACAGGGGGCATATCTACTTACTATGAGACGCTGCTTGCTTCCCGACTTTCAGAAAAAGTTCAATTATTCTTTTTCGAGACTTCTAGCGGTAAATTTGAGTTCTCCAAGCGTGGAAGAGTTTCTAGATCAATTATATTCCACAGTATTGAAATGGTTTATAATTTTTTAAAGCTAATTTTTTCCATTCGTCCTGATATTGTGCATATTGGAACAGCCCATGGATTTTCGTATGCAAAGCATGCTGTCTTGATACTTATTGCCAGAATCTTGAGAATACCTGTATTGTTGCAGTTGCATTGCGGTGTAGATGCCTTAATACCCAGCCACAGTCCAATGTGGTGTCGCTTCGTCTTCTTTATAATGCGTCAATGCCAAGGGATCATTGTCCTGTCAACAGAGTGGTTGCAGATTCAGCCCATTCTTCCCGACATAAAGGTATCTTTTATTCCAAATGCAATTGATACCTCCCCATACATAGTCATACAGAGAGAGATGGAGTCACAATCTGACGTAGTGGTGAAGATCCTCTATCTGGGACACATTGGTGAAGCGAAGGGGATTCGCGATTTGTTATCGGCTGTTCAACAAATGCGTGACTATGTCAAGAGCAGCTTCACGTTGGATCTGGTTGGGGAAAGCATGAAGGCAGGAGAATCGGATGACCTACAGGCGTATGCTCAATTGTTGGGCTTGGACGGAACGGTATGTTTTCATGCGCCTGAATATGACGATGCCAAAATTGCTCGAATGGGTCAGGCAGACATCTTTGTATTACCTTCCCATTCCGAGGGAATGCCGATCACGATCCTCGAAGCCATGGCCTCAGGCCTACCCATAGTTGCGACTCGAGTAGGAGGAATTCCGGATATGATATCCAACAATGAAACTGGGCTCCTTATCGAACCAAAATGTCCTGATTATCTTGCAAAGGAACTGGCACGCCTTGTTGACGAGCCGCATATGCGTTATGAGCTTGGCGCCAATGCACGAGAATCAGTGCAGGCCAGATTCCATATAGACATGATGATTAAATCACTGTACCAGTTCTACAATGAGGTATGTATGAGGGCCAGGAATTGA
- a CDS encoding acyltransferase, translating into MKRLLPLTHLYLRRIIDRVAMYIYMPLFATHGKNILFDPWGDYSFRNISIGNDVTLGTKPILLAAESKIVIGNKVMFGPEVCIVAGNHNISEVGSFMFDVHKKIPEDDQDVIIEDDVWIGSRVLILTGVTIGRGAVVGAGAVVSRSIPPYAIAVGNPVRVVKFRWDVETILLHEKSIYPEKERFTRERLQKDQEILYQICQN; encoded by the coding sequence ATGAAACGCTTATTACCCTTAACCCACCTTTATCTACGTAGAATTATTGATCGGGTTGCAATGTATATCTATATGCCGCTTTTTGCAACACATGGGAAAAACATTCTTTTTGACCCTTGGGGAGACTACTCTTTTCGAAATATTTCCATAGGGAATGACGTAACACTTGGGACGAAACCCATTTTGCTAGCGGCTGAATCAAAAATCGTGATCGGTAATAAAGTCATGTTCGGTCCAGAAGTCTGTATCGTGGCGGGAAATCACAACATATCGGAAGTCGGATCGTTCATGTTTGATGTTCATAAGAAAATACCTGAAGACGATCAAGATGTTATCATCGAAGATGACGTATGGATAGGTTCGCGTGTGCTGATTTTGACGGGTGTTACCATCGGACGCGGGGCGGTTGTTGGAGCCGGTGCAGTAGTATCCAGAAGTATACCGCCATATGCGATTGCTGTTGGAAATCCTGTGCGCGTGGTAAAGTTCAGATGGGATGTTGAGACGATCTTATTGCACGAGAAGTCCATCTATCCAGAAAAGGAAAGGTTTACGCGAGAACGACTTCAGAAAGATCAAGAAATTTTATACCAAATTTGCCAGAACTGA
- the gmd gene encoding GDP-mannose 4,6-dehydratase yields MKKALITGITGQDGSYLAEFLLNKGYEVHGIKRRTSLFNTDRIDHLYQDPHVSDRNFILHHGDLTDSSSLIRIIQLVQPAEIYNLAAQSHVAVSFEEPEYTANSDAVGTLRLLEAIRILGMEKTTRFYQASTSELFGKVQETPQRETTPFYPRSPYAVAKLYAYWITVNYREAYGIYACNGILFNHESPVRGETFVTRKITRALSRIKLGLQDTLYLGNLDSKRDWGHARDYVEMQWLMLQQPLPDDFVIATGVQYSVRDFINAAAHELEIKIRWEGKGLDEVGYWGERPIISVDPRYFRPTEVETLLGDPAKARQRLGWTPKITFQELVTEMVQEDFKITERDELVKKHGYTVYCHNE; encoded by the coding sequence ATGAAGAAGGCTCTCATTACAGGCATCACGGGGCAGGATGGTTCTTATCTGGCCGAGTTTCTGCTGAACAAAGGTTACGAGGTTCACGGTATCAAACGGCGCACCTCGCTGTTCAATACTGACCGGATCGATCACCTTTACCAGGACCCCCATGTATCGGATCGCAATTTCATTCTTCATCACGGTGATCTGACAGATTCCTCCAGCCTGATTCGGATCATCCAACTGGTGCAACCGGCCGAAATCTACAATCTTGCCGCCCAGTCCCATGTTGCCGTGTCCTTTGAAGAACCGGAATACACGGCCAACTCCGATGCCGTGGGAACGTTACGCCTTCTTGAGGCCATCCGCATCCTGGGCATGGAAAAGACAACACGATTCTATCAGGCATCCACCTCCGAGCTTTTCGGCAAGGTCCAGGAAACTCCTCAAAGGGAAACAACGCCCTTTTATCCCCGCAGCCCCTATGCGGTTGCCAAGCTTTACGCCTACTGGATTACGGTGAATTACCGTGAAGCCTATGGGATCTATGCCTGTAACGGAATTCTGTTCAATCATGAATCCCCCGTGCGGGGAGAGACCTTTGTCACTCGGAAGATCACTAGAGCCTTGTCGCGGATCAAACTGGGTCTGCAGGACACCCTCTATCTTGGCAATCTGGATTCAAAAAGAGACTGGGGCCATGCCCGTGACTACGTGGAGATGCAGTGGCTCATGCTCCAACAGCCTCTCCCGGACGATTTTGTCATTGCTACGGGAGTCCAGTATAGTGTCCGTGATTTCATTAATGCAGCAGCTCATGAGCTGGAAATTAAAATACGCTGGGAGGGCAAAGGTCTTGATGAGGTTGGCTACTGGGGCGAGAGGCCCATAATCAGTGTCGACCCCCGCTATTTCCGGCCCACGGAGGTGGAAACCCTTCTTGGTGATCCGGCAAAAGCCCGCCAAAGGCTCGGATGGACACCGAAGATTACATTCCAGGAGCTCGTCACCGAAATGGTTCAGGAAGATTTCAAAATCACTGAGCGGGATGAACTGGTCAAGAAGCACGGCTATACGGTGTATTGTCATAACGAGTGA
- a CDS encoding glycosyltransferase family 4 protein: protein MGCMMRVLCLIDCLGSGGAQRQLTFLARQLKKLNIDVEVLTYYADNFFQQVLSEAGIDIETIRYTDRYTRAVTLRKSIRAKRFDVLLAFMDGPSLYAEIAALPYRRWGLVVSERSAIPGSTTGFGRLRRLMHCLADYVTTNSHTNRLMIEKAVPRLTNKVVTIYNSLDLSYFSPLEHPYHSEDGRLRFVVLASHQFLKNLLGLVEAAQRVLKAIPELNFVIEWYGGFAVGENGRVDMRPLEEARQRIELYRIQDYFIFHKPTSDVVGLYRQGDAIILPSFFEGLPNVVCEAMACGRPVLMSNVCDAENLVHDGENGFLFDPQNPDDMCRAMLRFLTLSPEERYLLGRKSRERAELLFNSDRFVAHYQHVLESAMRREHKIIPHWYSDTPQSATKTIESER from the coding sequence ATGGGCTGTATGATGCGTGTTTTATGTCTCATTGATTGTCTGGGATCGGGAGGGGCTCAACGACAGTTGACTTTTTTGGCTCGGCAATTGAAAAAGTTAAATATTGATGTTGAAGTGCTGACATATTATGCTGATAATTTCTTTCAACAGGTGCTTTCAGAAGCCGGAATTGATATCGAGACCATCAGGTATACAGATCGCTATACACGAGCAGTCACATTGCGAAAGAGCATTAGAGCGAAAAGATTTGATGTGCTGCTTGCCTTTATGGATGGTCCTTCTCTCTATGCAGAAATAGCAGCGCTGCCTTACCGGCGTTGGGGGCTTGTCGTGTCAGAACGCTCGGCCATTCCGGGCAGTACAACTGGGTTTGGACGCCTTCGCAGACTCATGCATTGCCTGGCAGACTATGTAACGACGAATTCCCATACAAATCGATTGATGATAGAAAAAGCTGTTCCTAGATTGACAAACAAAGTTGTTACAATCTATAATTCCTTAGATCTTAGCTACTTCTCTCCTCTTGAACATCCATACCATTCCGAGGATGGGCGATTGCGTTTTGTTGTCCTGGCCAGCCACCAATTCTTAAAAAACCTGCTCGGCCTTGTGGAAGCTGCTCAAAGAGTTTTAAAGGCAATTCCAGAGCTCAATTTTGTTATTGAGTGGTATGGCGGATTCGCTGTTGGTGAGAATGGAAGGGTGGATATGAGACCGCTTGAGGAAGCAAGACAACGTATTGAACTCTATCGAATTCAAGATTATTTTATTTTTCACAAGCCCACTTCCGACGTCGTGGGCTTGTATCGTCAGGGCGATGCCATAATTCTTCCTTCTTTTTTTGAAGGCCTCCCTAATGTCGTCTGTGAAGCGATGGCTTGTGGCAGGCCGGTTTTGATGAGCAATGTTTGCGACGCAGAAAACCTCGTACATGACGGAGAAAACGGGTTCCTGTTTGACCCGCAGAACCCGGACGATATGTGCCGGGCTATGCTGCGGTTTTTGACGCTTAGTCCTGAGGAACGGTATCTTTTGGGGCGCAAGTCGCGGGAGCGTGCAGAGCTTCTTTTCAATTCGGACCGCTTTGTCGCCCACTACCAACATGTTCTTGAGTCGGCTATGAGAAGAGAACACAAAATCATTCCGCACTGGTATAGCGATACTCCTCAATCGGCAACAAAAACGATAGAATCGGAAAGATGA
- a CDS encoding acyltransferase, with amino-acid sequence MELVSIAGLAGVPGLGLIQTMNTILNGFQTPWKVRNKLECWIIYPWMRILMAVNGIPWRQGWSFYGVPIIQKHHKSKISFGAGLSLRSSLRSNPLGVNHPVFVSTLRIGAVLEVGNNFAMTGGAICAADSIRIADNVVIGANSTIIDTDFHPIDSALRRLHPQDGRTVPVVIEDNVFIGMNCLILKGVTLGAGSVISAGSIVTKAMPPRIIAAGNPAKVLRAL; translated from the coding sequence ATGGAGCTGGTGTCCATTGCAGGATTGGCTGGTGTCCCTGGATTGGGATTAATACAGACAATGAATACAATATTGAATGGTTTTCAAACTCCTTGGAAAGTCAGAAACAAGTTGGAGTGCTGGATCATTTACCCCTGGATGAGAATTCTTATGGCAGTGAATGGGATTCCTTGGAGGCAGGGTTGGAGTTTTTATGGAGTACCAATCATCCAAAAACACCATAAGAGTAAAATAAGCTTTGGTGCAGGTCTTAGCCTTCGTTCGTCTCTGCGTTCAAACCCTCTGGGAGTGAATCACCCTGTCTTTGTGTCTACACTGCGGATCGGTGCAGTTCTTGAAGTCGGAAATAACTTCGCTATGACAGGAGGGGCGATTTGCGCAGCAGATAGCATCAGAATCGCGGATAATGTTGTCATTGGAGCTAATAGTACTATTATCGATACTGACTTTCACCCGATTGACTCGGCATTGCGCCGCCTTCACCCACAGGATGGCAGGACGGTTCCTGTAGTCATTGAAGACAACGTTTTCATTGGAATGAACTGCCTTATTTTAAAGGGAGTCACTCTTGGGGCTGGTTCGGTAATTAGTGCGGGTAGCATAGTCACAAAGGCCATGCCTCCACGTATCATTGCTGCTGGAAATCCGGCTAAAGTTTTGAGGGCGTTGTAA
- the fcl gene encoding GDP-L-fucose synthase: MSSQPRIYVAGHSGMVGSAIVRTLLAQGLSTRSLILKTHKELDLTEQAAVRCFFETEKPDQVYLAAARVGGIYANSTYPAEFIYQNMMIEVNVIHEAWRAGVKKLLFLGSSCIYPKFAMQPMREDALLTGPLEPTNEPYAIAKISGIKLCESYNRQYGESHCVDFRSVMPTNLYGPGDNYHPENSHVVPALIRRFHEAKINKQAFVTIWGTGTPRREFLYVDDMAAASVYVMHLDKAAYDAQTQPMQSHINVGYGSDITIRELAETICKVVSYSGKIEFDVSKPDGTPRKLMDTSRLHSLGWQANVTLEDGLAETYTDYVNNRIKC, translated from the coding sequence ATCTCCTCACAACCAAGAATCTATGTTGCCGGTCACAGTGGCATGGTTGGTTCCGCCATTGTCCGCACATTGCTGGCGCAAGGCCTTAGTACTCGTTCATTGATCCTGAAAACTCATAAAGAGCTGGACCTTACCGAGCAGGCTGCTGTTCGCTGTTTTTTTGAAACGGAAAAACCCGATCAGGTCTATTTGGCAGCTGCCCGGGTGGGTGGAATTTATGCAAACAGCACCTATCCAGCCGAATTCATCTATCAAAATATGATGATAGAGGTCAATGTAATCCATGAAGCCTGGCGGGCAGGTGTAAAAAAACTGCTGTTCCTTGGATCAAGTTGCATTTATCCCAAGTTCGCGATGCAACCCATGCGAGAAGATGCACTACTCACCGGGCCACTCGAGCCGACTAACGAACCCTACGCCATTGCCAAAATTTCAGGAATTAAACTCTGCGAAAGCTACAACCGCCAATATGGTGAAAGCCATTGCGTCGATTTCCGGAGTGTGATGCCCACCAACCTCTACGGTCCTGGTGATAACTATCATCCGGAAAATAGCCACGTCGTCCCCGCCCTGATTCGACGTTTTCATGAAGCCAAGATCAACAAGCAGGCATTCGTCACCATCTGGGGAACTGGCACGCCGCGCCGCGAATTCCTCTACGTGGATGATATGGCTGCGGCAAGTGTGTATGTGATGCATCTGGACAAAGCTGCCTACGACGCCCAAACCCAGCCTATGCAAAGTCACATCAATGTCGGTTATGGCAGCGATATCACCATCCGGGAATTGGCTGAAACCATCTGTAAAGTAGTCAGCTATTCAGGAAAAATCGAATTTGACGTGAGTAAGCCAGATGGCACTCCACGCAAGCTGATGGACACTTCCCGCCTTCATTCACTTGGATGGCAAGCGAATGTGACCTTGGAGGATGGTCTAGCTGAAACCTACACAGATTATGTAAACAACCGGATCAAGTGTTAG
- a CDS encoding glycosyltransferase family 4 protein has protein sequence MRILLIGTMYEPDLGPAAPLFTMLCKGLVRLGHQVTVITAVPHYPTGQVQKEFRSKWVWSSVEDGVNVVRVKLPSVNRAKLVQRFFQFLCFQVGTALSGLNLKYDVVLAANSFLTVLLPFALLGVLKHKPIVYSVQDLYPDVGIKLGVFKKKFVINAVARLERYCLLHSAIIQIISDSFRPGLRALGVSDEKMALVYNWVDTDLIRPASRVNAFAQENNLVDRFIVLYAGNIGLSQNLEQVLAAAEQLAHHDKFLFLFIGDGVGRKPLMAESKKRQLTNVKFMPFQPRERLSEVLACADISLVTLRQGLATNSVPSKTLSILASGRPIVVSVDEGSDLWNLVKEADVGLCVRPDSSIDLVQAILRLEQDKCLRESLGQNGRMWAETHHSPQVAAKKFEDLLLKAIASKQ, from the coding sequence ATGCGCATTCTTTTAATCGGCACGATGTATGAGCCAGATCTTGGTCCCGCGGCACCTTTATTTACGATGCTCTGTAAAGGTCTGGTGAGATTGGGGCATCAAGTTACTGTTATTACAGCGGTGCCACATTATCCAACTGGGCAGGTGCAAAAGGAATTTCGCAGCAAATGGGTCTGGAGTTCAGTTGAGGACGGTGTAAATGTGGTGCGGGTGAAGCTACCTTCTGTAAACCGGGCCAAGCTTGTTCAACGTTTTTTCCAATTTCTCTGCTTTCAGGTAGGAACTGCTTTGTCTGGCCTGAACCTGAAATATGACGTTGTCCTCGCGGCTAATTCTTTTCTTACAGTATTGCTTCCCTTTGCTTTACTGGGAGTACTAAAGCATAAACCGATCGTTTATTCCGTACAGGATTTGTACCCGGATGTTGGCATTAAACTGGGTGTATTCAAAAAAAAATTTGTGATCAATGCTGTAGCCAGACTGGAGCGGTATTGCTTGCTGCATTCAGCAATTATTCAAATCATTTCAGATTCGTTCAGACCTGGTTTACGCGCGCTTGGCGTATCTGATGAAAAAATGGCTTTGGTTTACAACTGGGTCGACACAGATTTGATCCGTCCTGCCTCCCGCGTGAACGCATTTGCCCAGGAAAATAATTTAGTGGATCGATTCATCGTTCTCTATGCTGGGAATATCGGTTTGTCACAAAACTTGGAGCAGGTTTTGGCCGCCGCTGAACAGCTTGCACACCATGATAAATTCCTCTTCTTATTCATTGGAGATGGTGTGGGTCGCAAACCTTTGATGGCTGAATCAAAAAAAAGGCAACTGACTAATGTGAAGTTCATGCCGTTTCAGCCGCGTGAGCGACTATCTGAAGTTTTGGCGTGTGCTGATATATCTTTGGTCACCTTACGGCAAGGACTAGCCACAAATTCTGTGCCTTCCAAAACTCTTTCAATTTTAGCAAGCGGCAGACCGATAGTGGTCAGTGTGGATGAAGGCAGTGACCTCTGGAACTTGGTAAAGGAGGCTGATGTAGGATTATGCGTTCGACCTGACAGTTCAATAGATCTCGTTCAGGCCATACTTAGACTTGAGCAAGATAAGTGTCTGCGGGAGAGCTTGGGGCAGAATGGGCGAATGTGGGCTGAAACGCACCACTCACCCCAGGTAGCTGCTAAAAAGTTCGAAGATTTACTGCTGAAAGCCATCGCATCTAAACAATAG